From a region of the Posidoniimonas corsicana genome:
- a CDS encoding arylsulfatase, which produces MNTASRFAFTVLTCIVACGGAGAADKPNIVFIMADDVGWSNPSCYHHGVMSSRTPNIDRIAKEGMRLTDYYAQPSCTAGRSAFLTGQFPARNGLHTVGLPGDPARLSDDDPTVAALLKKLGYATGQFGKNHLGDTDAALPTMHGFDEYWGWLYHLNAMEYTADYDFPTGPEGEAFAPRNVVDCVATEGGGQEVKDDGPCPPERMKTLDDEVTRRTLDFIERQADADKPFFCWMCPARAHIYTHLSEEYEKLLGKDGMGLQEVVMKELDDNVGKVLGKLDELGIADNTIVVFTSDNGPEIMTWPDGGMTPFHGEKGTTWEGGFRVPMVVRWPGHVPAGAVNNELFAGLDFLPTLVAAAGGPDDLPARLLDGYGGYKVHLDGYNQLDLLTGKGPSKRHEIIYYEGSTLQAVRYNDWKAHFIVQNEGWFGPKEKLGAPLLFNLRRDPFEKAAEESGNYMEFLGKNMWAFGPAKRIVQQHLATFQDFPSRRESANSNASEIGERASEDELGQ; this is translated from the coding sequence GTGAATACAGCCAGCCGATTTGCGTTTACCGTACTTACCTGCATCGTGGCCTGCGGTGGCGCCGGCGCCGCCGACAAGCCGAACATCGTTTTCATCATGGCGGACGACGTTGGGTGGTCGAATCCCAGTTGTTACCACCACGGGGTGATGAGCAGCCGCACCCCGAACATCGATCGTATTGCCAAGGAAGGGATGCGTTTGACGGACTACTACGCCCAGCCAAGCTGCACGGCGGGGCGTTCTGCGTTCTTGACCGGGCAGTTCCCAGCCCGCAACGGCCTGCACACGGTGGGCCTGCCGGGCGATCCCGCGCGGCTGAGCGACGACGACCCCACGGTCGCGGCGCTGCTTAAGAAGCTCGGGTACGCGACCGGGCAGTTTGGCAAGAACCATCTGGGGGACACCGACGCGGCGCTGCCGACCATGCATGGCTTCGACGAGTACTGGGGCTGGCTGTACCACCTGAACGCGATGGAGTACACGGCCGACTACGACTTCCCAACCGGCCCTGAGGGGGAGGCCTTCGCGCCGCGGAACGTGGTTGACTGCGTGGCCACCGAGGGCGGTGGGCAGGAGGTCAAGGACGACGGCCCCTGCCCGCCGGAGCGGATGAAGACGCTCGACGACGAGGTTACCCGTCGCACCCTCGATTTCATCGAGCGGCAAGCGGACGCGGACAAGCCGTTCTTCTGCTGGATGTGCCCCGCGCGGGCGCACATCTACACCCACCTTTCCGAGGAGTACGAGAAGCTCCTTGGCAAAGACGGGATGGGCCTGCAAGAAGTGGTGATGAAGGAGCTGGACGACAACGTCGGCAAGGTGCTCGGCAAGCTTGACGAGCTCGGGATAGCCGACAACACGATCGTCGTGTTCACGTCCGACAACGGGCCGGAGATCATGACCTGGCCCGACGGCGGCATGACCCCGTTCCACGGCGAGAAGGGCACCACCTGGGAGGGCGGTTTCCGCGTCCCGATGGTGGTCCGCTGGCCCGGCCATGTGCCCGCCGGCGCGGTGAACAACGAGCTGTTCGCCGGCCTCGACTTCTTGCCGACGCTTGTCGCGGCCGCGGGAGGGCCAGACGACCTCCCGGCCAGGCTCCTCGACGGCTACGGGGGTTACAAGGTGCATCTGGACGGCTACAACCAGCTAGACCTGCTCACGGGCAAGGGGCCGTCCAAACGCCACGAGATCATCTACTACGAGGGGTCGACCCTCCAGGCGGTCCGCTACAACGACTGGAAGGCCCACTTCATCGTGCAGAACGAGGGCTGGTTCGGCCCGAAGGAGAAGCTGGGGGCGCCGCTGCTGTTCAACCTCCGCCGTGACCCGTTCGAGAAGGCGGCCGAGGAGTCGGGCAACTACATGGAGTTCCTCGGCAAGAATATGTGGGCGTTCGGCCCGGCGAAGCGGATCGTGCAGCAGCACCTGGCGACCTTCCAGGACTTCCCTTCGCGCAGGGAGTCGGCCAACTCCAATGCGTCAGAGATTGGCGAGCGGGCCAGTGAAGACGAGCTGGGGCAGTAG
- a CDS encoding DUF7919 family protein, which produces MAAVVDLEPCSCLPVGGVHILAVGWLGASSPIPTGPTPKDVYQRLKEFLVNPWQPFVSMGVHECELCQFEGEAVGNANLFIPYDQRIYVCPAMISHYINAHRYQPPSVFMEAVRACPPMHSMEYKKLLVQCNGRILWQDGTS; this is translated from the coding sequence ATGGCCGCTGTAGTGGACTTAGAGCCTTGCTCATGCCTACCCGTGGGAGGCGTGCACATTCTAGCGGTAGGCTGGCTGGGAGCTTCCTCGCCGATTCCTACGGGCCCGACGCCTAAAGACGTGTATCAACGGCTGAAGGAGTTCTTGGTCAATCCATGGCAGCCGTTTGTCTCCATGGGCGTCCATGAGTGCGAGTTGTGCCAATTCGAAGGGGAAGCCGTGGGGAACGCGAACCTCTTCATACCGTACGACCAACGGATCTACGTCTGTCCGGCAATGATTTCACACTACATTAACGCCCACCGCTACCAGCCGCCGAGCGTGTTCATGGAGGCAGTGCGGGCGTGCCCTCCAATGCATTCGATGGAGTACAAAAAGCTGCTGGTGCAATGCAACGGGCGGATACTCTGGCAGGATGGCACCAGCTAG
- a CDS encoding endo-1,4-beta-xylanase — MPAPRCHARRFGAAALLVVLSLSTLAPSAPAGERWTKEQANAWYAKTGWLVGCNFNPSTAMNQLEMWQADTFDPETINRELGWAEGLGFNSVRVYLHDLCWKEGSEAFCQRIERFLKIADSHGIGVMFVPLDGVWDPFPKAGPQRDPKPHTHNSGWVQSPGAEILRDPARHDELKPYIQGLLTRFKDDKRIHAWDLFNEPDNPNVSAYGTVELPNKAEMAMLLLEKAFAWAREVNPSQPLTSAMWYDDWSDHDAMKPMDRFMTEQSDIITFHCYDPADVFAAKVEQLERYGRPVLCTEYMARPRGSTFEAILPICKEHKVGAYNWGFVDGRSQTIYPWDSWNRPYTAEPELWFHDIFRPDGTPYLPAEVKLIKQMTGGE; from the coding sequence ATGCCCGCACCCCGTTGCCACGCCCGGCGCTTTGGCGCCGCGGCCCTCCTTGTCGTGTTGTCGCTGTCCACGCTCGCCCCCTCCGCGCCCGCCGGTGAGCGCTGGACCAAGGAGCAAGCCAACGCCTGGTACGCCAAGACCGGCTGGCTGGTCGGCTGCAACTTCAACCCCAGCACGGCCATGAACCAGCTGGAGATGTGGCAGGCCGACACCTTTGACCCCGAGACCATCAACCGCGAACTCGGCTGGGCCGAAGGCCTCGGCTTCAACTCGGTGCGCGTCTACCTGCACGACCTCTGCTGGAAGGAAGGCAGCGAAGCGTTCTGCCAGCGCATTGAGAGGTTCCTCAAGATCGCCGACAGCCACGGCATCGGCGTGATGTTCGTGCCGCTGGACGGCGTCTGGGACCCGTTCCCCAAGGCCGGCCCCCAACGCGACCCCAAGCCGCACACGCACAACTCTGGCTGGGTGCAGAGCCCCGGCGCCGAGATCCTCCGCGACCCCGCCCGGCACGACGAATTGAAGCCCTACATCCAGGGCCTGCTCACCCGCTTCAAGGACGACAAACGCATCCACGCGTGGGACCTGTTCAACGAGCCGGACAACCCCAACGTCAGCGCCTACGGCACGGTCGAGCTGCCCAACAAGGCCGAGATGGCCATGCTGCTGCTCGAGAAGGCCTTCGCCTGGGCCCGCGAGGTGAACCCCAGCCAGCCGCTCACCTCCGCCATGTGGTACGACGACTGGTCCGACCACGACGCCATGAAGCCGATGGACCGCTTCATGACCGAGCAGTCGGACATCATCACCTTCCACTGCTACGACCCGGCCGACGTGTTCGCCGCCAAGGTCGAGCAGCTAGAGCGGTACGGACGCCCCGTGCTGTGCACCGAGTACATGGCCCGCCCCCGCGGCAGCACCTTCGAGGCCATCCTGCCGATCTGCAAAGAGCACAAGGTCGGCGCGTACAACTGGGGATTCGTCGACGGCCGCAGCCAGACCATCTACCCGTGGGACAGCTGGAACCGCCCCTACACGGCCGAGCCCGAGCTCTGGTTCCACGATATCTTCCGCCCCGACGGCACGCCCTACCTGCCGGCCGAGGTGAAGCTGATCAAGCAGATGACGGGCGGGGAGTAG
- a CDS encoding pyridoxal phosphate-dependent aminotransferase: MHPWLAQRTELFDSSGIRKVFDLAAKLENPINLSIGQPDFPAPQEVKQAAIDAINADKNGYSLTQGIPPLREALEQQVREDLGQPDRRLIVTSGTSGALALALLAMVDPGDEVIGFDPYFVMYPALTGMAGGVFVPIDTYPDFRLDLAKVEAAITDRTKLILLNSPSNPSGVVATEDEVRGLAELAAKHNVALLSDEIYRPFCYDAPLASPARFNDQTLVVDAFSKSHALTGWRVGWAHGPAEVIEKMTMLQQYTFVCAPHPLQWGALAAMDVSIQPYADKYRERRDHLVAGLRDAGYTVPQPGGAFYAFPKVPAKYASATEFVAQAIERELLIIPGNIFSAHDSHFRISYAAGMETIDRGLEVLRELA, from the coding sequence ATGCACCCCTGGCTCGCCCAACGCACCGAACTGTTCGACAGCTCCGGCATCCGCAAGGTGTTCGACCTCGCCGCGAAGCTCGAGAACCCGATCAACCTGTCGATCGGCCAGCCCGACTTCCCGGCGCCGCAGGAGGTCAAGCAGGCGGCCATCGACGCCATCAACGCCGACAAGAACGGCTACAGCCTGACCCAGGGCATCCCGCCACTCCGCGAGGCGCTCGAGCAGCAGGTTCGCGAGGACCTCGGCCAGCCGGACCGCAGGCTGATCGTCACCTCCGGCACCAGCGGCGCGCTGGCGTTGGCGCTGCTCGCCATGGTAGACCCCGGCGACGAGGTGATCGGCTTCGACCCGTACTTCGTCATGTACCCCGCGCTGACCGGCATGGCGGGCGGCGTGTTCGTGCCGATCGACACGTACCCCGACTTCCGCCTCGACCTGGCCAAGGTCGAGGCCGCCATCACCGACCGCACCAAGCTGATCCTGCTCAACTCGCCCAGCAACCCATCCGGTGTGGTGGCGACCGAGGACGAGGTCCGCGGCCTGGCCGAGCTGGCCGCCAAGCATAACGTCGCGCTGCTGTCCGACGAGATCTACCGCCCGTTCTGCTACGACGCGCCGCTCGCAAGCCCCGCCCGCTTCAACGACCAGACGCTGGTAGTCGACGCGTTCAGCAAGTCGCACGCGCTGACCGGCTGGCGGGTCGGCTGGGCGCACGGCCCGGCCGAGGTCATCGAGAAGATGACCATGCTGCAGCAGTACACGTTTGTCTGCGCCCCGCACCCGCTGCAGTGGGGCGCGCTGGCCGCGATGGACGTCAGCATCCAGCCCTACGCCGACAAGTACCGCGAGCGCCGCGACCACCTGGTCGCCGGCCTCCGCGACGCCGGCTACACGGTCCCCCAGCCCGGCGGGGCGTTCTACGCGTTCCCCAAGGTCCCCGCCAAGTACGCCAGCGCCACGGAGTTCGTCGCCCAGGCGATCGAGCGCGAGCTGCTGATCATCCCGGGCAATATCTTTAGCGCCCACGACTCGCACTTCCGCATCAGCTACGCCGCCGGCATGGAAACCATCGACCGCGGCCTGGAAGTGCTCCGCGAGCTGGCATAA
- a CDS encoding DMT family transporter, whose amino-acid sequence MPYVFFGIICLVFGSNFYLMSLASSYYGPLAVGAGRLLGGAAMLVLLWGLSARRESLTRRQFVAASLIGFVGHSYPYAMQPALIANGLEHSFIATMVSFTPMSIMLLSVPVLGVWPTTRQVVGVVGGLAFLSLLMVDGSFRGYSLGVLSLAISVPLSYGLANAYLRKTLHDAPPLAVTLVMLGSSGLLLAPLAAAAPLLQPLGLAPPSGEGAAGVATAAMLMLGPIGTGLMMWLWVRLVATQGPLFAGMVTYVVPVVAMMWGLFDGERVTTNQLVAIAGVLGMVALVQYGAASKPSGEPAPGTPSDPEPTPECPHPPCDRELACAGASR is encoded by the coding sequence ATGCCCTACGTCTTCTTCGGCATCATCTGCCTGGTCTTCGGCTCGAACTTCTACCTGATGAGCCTCGCGTCGTCGTACTACGGCCCGCTGGCCGTGGGCGCCGGCCGCCTGCTGGGCGGCGCCGCAATGCTGGTGCTCCTGTGGGGGCTGTCGGCCCGCCGCGAGTCGCTCACCAGGCGCCAGTTCGTGGCCGCCTCGCTGATCGGGTTTGTCGGGCACTCGTACCCGTACGCCATGCAGCCGGCGCTGATCGCCAACGGGCTGGAGCACAGCTTCATCGCGACGATGGTCTCGTTCACGCCGATGTCCATCATGCTGCTGTCGGTCCCCGTGCTCGGCGTGTGGCCCACCACGCGGCAGGTGGTCGGCGTGGTCGGCGGGCTGGCGTTCTTGTCGCTGCTGATGGTCGACGGCAGCTTCCGCGGCTATTCGCTCGGCGTGTTGTCGCTCGCCATCTCCGTGCCGCTCAGTTACGGGCTGGCCAACGCCTACCTCCGCAAGACGCTGCACGACGCGCCGCCGCTGGCGGTGACGCTGGTCATGCTCGGCTCGTCCGGGCTGCTGCTTGCGCCGCTGGCGGCGGCCGCGCCGCTGCTGCAGCCGCTGGGCCTCGCCCCGCCGTCGGGCGAGGGCGCCGCGGGCGTCGCCACGGCGGCCATGCTGATGCTCGGGCCGATCGGCACCGGGCTGATGATGTGGCTGTGGGTCCGCCTGGTCGCGACCCAGGGCCCGCTGTTCGCGGGCATGGTGACCTACGTGGTGCCGGTCGTGGCGATGATGTGGGGGCTGTTCGACGGCGAACGCGTCACGACCAACCAATTGGTGGCCATCGCCGGCGTGCTCGGCATGGTGGCCCTCGTGCAGTACGGCGCCGCGTCGAAACCGTCGGGCGAACCCGCGCCGGGGACGCCATCCGACCCCGAGCCAACCCCCGAGTGCCCGCACCCGCCCTGCGACCGGGAGCTTGCGTGCGCCGGCGCGTCGCGGTAG
- a CDS encoding DUF11 domain-containing protein, whose product MSTLLPMWFRGLLIAIATVIMCSCSAPAQSQEIQPQQCCPEHQAPSGCDACRDGTCVPQGGCQACGIPGPCDEYLCDGGDYYSPVGVRSNWKIDGLEQEDTVAHYDTLGGCVLVEPSNRVCIYAPRFGAVRRVVTLVEKQQRNFVGVVEEDASLALAAENEKATTTLQNLQPVARIGDLPPSLLKERQQAGEMEARVVVRELTNMIKPYCDFQVVRLGVMDNAEKPWLAKNALAAYTWTGDQEVQVVIEKKATSVLASSLQPGVVFNIPGGKPCLRLIKLASARDALPGEEIEFTLRFDNIGTEEIGNVTIVDNLATRLEYVPESAESSIDADFSTEENSGGSLILRWEIKEPLEPKQGGVLQFKVRVR is encoded by the coding sequence ATGAGCACGCTCCTTCCCATGTGGTTCCGCGGTCTGCTGATCGCCATCGCGACGGTCATCATGTGCTCGTGCAGCGCGCCGGCCCAGTCGCAGGAGATCCAGCCGCAGCAGTGCTGCCCCGAGCACCAGGCGCCGTCCGGCTGCGACGCGTGCCGCGACGGCACGTGCGTGCCCCAGGGCGGCTGCCAGGCGTGCGGCATCCCCGGCCCGTGTGACGAGTACCTGTGCGACGGCGGCGACTACTACTCACCGGTGGGCGTCCGTTCCAATTGGAAGATCGACGGCCTGGAGCAGGAGGACACGGTCGCCCACTACGACACGCTCGGCGGCTGCGTGCTGGTCGAGCCGAGCAACCGCGTCTGCATCTACGCGCCCCGCTTCGGCGCGGTGCGGCGGGTCGTGACGCTGGTCGAGAAGCAGCAACGCAACTTTGTCGGAGTGGTGGAAGAAGACGCCTCGCTCGCGCTGGCCGCGGAGAACGAGAAGGCCACCACCACGCTGCAGAACCTGCAGCCGGTCGCCAGGATCGGCGACCTCCCGCCCAGCCTGCTCAAGGAACGCCAGCAGGCCGGCGAGATGGAGGCCCGCGTCGTCGTCCGCGAGCTGACCAACATGATCAAGCCGTACTGCGACTTCCAGGTGGTCCGCCTGGGCGTGATGGACAACGCCGAGAAGCCCTGGCTCGCCAAGAACGCGCTCGCCGCGTACACCTGGACCGGCGACCAGGAAGTGCAGGTGGTGATCGAGAAGAAGGCCACGTCCGTGCTGGCCAGCAGCCTGCAGCCCGGCGTGGTGTTCAACATCCCCGGCGGCAAGCCCTGCCTGCGGCTGATCAAGCTCGCCTCGGCCCGCGACGCGCTGCCCGGCGAGGAGATCGAGTTCACGCTCCGGTTCGACAACATCGGCACGGAGGAGATCGGCAACGTCACGATTGTCGACAACCTGGCCACCCGCCTGGAGTACGTTCCAGAGTCGGCCGAGTCGAGCATTGACGCAGACTTCTCCACCGAGGAGAACAGCGGCGGGTCGCTGATCCTGCGGTGGGAGATCAAGGAGCCCCTCGAGCCCAAGCAGGGCGGGGTTCTGCAATTCAAGGTGCGGGTCCGCTAG
- a CDS encoding histidine phosphatase family protein: MPSVIEFPAADTTLVYLIRHGATPHNMMTPPRLQGSGINESLTERGREQAGRAADALASRPLAAVYTSPLKRAHETAQIIAGPHGQDALVEPAFQEINVGRWENRTWAEIQAEDADAYALYRQNPYVHGYPGGETGQGLLDRVTAGLEAIVARHAGKEVAVVAHSVVNRLYVGTTLGIPPEQSHWTPTSNCGISTVRYKEGRAKVLTVNATAHLM; the protein is encoded by the coding sequence ATGCCCTCCGTTATTGAGTTCCCCGCCGCCGACACCACGCTGGTCTACCTGATCCGCCACGGCGCCACGCCGCACAACATGATGACGCCGCCACGGCTGCAGGGGTCGGGCATCAACGAGTCGCTCACCGAACGCGGACGCGAGCAGGCCGGCCGCGCGGCCGACGCGTTGGCCAGCCGGCCCCTCGCGGCGGTCTACACCAGCCCGCTCAAGCGGGCCCACGAGACCGCCCAGATCATCGCTGGTCCGCACGGGCAGGACGCGCTGGTCGAGCCGGCGTTCCAGGAGATCAACGTCGGGCGGTGGGAGAACCGGACGTGGGCGGAGATCCAGGCCGAGGACGCGGACGCCTACGCGCTCTACCGGCAGAACCCCTACGTGCACGGCTACCCCGGCGGGGAGACCGGCCAGGGGCTGCTGGACCGCGTGACCGCTGGTCTGGAAGCGATTGTCGCCAGGCACGCGGGCAAGGAAGTCGCGGTCGTGGCCCACAGCGTGGTGAACCGGCTGTACGTGGGCACGACCCTCGGCATCCCGCCCGAGCAGTCCCACTGGACGCCGACCTCCAACTGCGGCATCAGCACGGTGCGTTACAAAGAGGGCAGGGCGAAGGTGCTGACGGTCAACGCGACCGCGCACCTGATGTAG
- the pdxA gene encoding 4-hydroxythreonine-4-phosphate dehydrogenase PdxA, which yields MPPISNPRPRLLITMGDPSGVGPEVAAGAWADPRLHAACRPVVIGRQEEFERGLGLRKVAAEVVPVDACGEEVFDAASPERMPCLVVGGPTTPPGQAAYLAIEQAARLALDGRIDAMVTGPISKAALQAAGHDYPGHTELLADLCGVDDFAMMLYLPPRVVPHTEHGLAVVHVTLHTSLRSVFDQLSVEAIAAKCRLADRAMRAFGCSRPRIGVAALNPHGGEQGLFGDEESTTITPAVELAQREGIHASGPHPTDTLMVRARDGEFDAVVAMYHDQGHIALKLLGMHQAVNVTLGLPIIRTSVAHGTAPDIAWQGIAETSGLLAAAETAADLARQRSGNA from the coding sequence ATGCCCCCAATCTCCAACCCGCGGCCCCGGCTCCTAATCACGATGGGCGACCCCAGCGGGGTCGGGCCGGAGGTGGCGGCCGGGGCGTGGGCCGACCCGCGGCTGCACGCCGCCTGCCGGCCGGTGGTGATTGGGCGTCAGGAAGAGTTCGAGCGGGGGCTCGGGCTGCGGAAGGTCGCGGCGGAGGTCGTCCCGGTAGACGCCTGTGGCGAGGAGGTGTTCGACGCCGCCTCGCCGGAGCGCATGCCGTGCCTGGTGGTGGGCGGGCCCACGACCCCGCCGGGACAGGCCGCCTACCTGGCGATCGAGCAGGCCGCGCGGCTGGCCCTGGACGGGCGGATCGACGCTATGGTGACCGGCCCCATCAGCAAGGCGGCGTTGCAGGCGGCCGGCCACGACTACCCCGGCCACACCGAACTGCTGGCCGACCTGTGCGGCGTGGACGACTTCGCGATGATGCTGTACCTGCCGCCCCGCGTGGTGCCCCACACCGAACACGGCCTGGCGGTGGTGCACGTCACGCTGCACACCTCGCTGCGGAGCGTGTTCGACCAGCTGTCGGTCGAGGCGATAGCCGCCAAGTGCCGATTGGCCGATCGCGCGATGCGGGCGTTTGGCTGCAGCCGGCCGCGGATCGGCGTGGCGGCGCTCAACCCGCACGGCGGCGAGCAGGGGCTGTTCGGGGACGAGGAGTCGACCACCATCACCCCGGCGGTCGAGCTCGCCCAGCGCGAGGGGATCCACGCCAGCGGCCCGCACCCCACCGACACGCTGATGGTCCGCGCCCGGGACGGCGAGTTCGACGCGGTGGTGGCGATGTACCACGACCAGGGGCACATCGCGCTGAAGCTGCTCGGCATGCACCAGGCGGTCAACGTCACCCTCGGCCTGCCGATCATCCGCACCAGCGTCGCGCACGGCACGGCGCCCGACATCGCGTGGCAGGGCATCGCGGAAACGTCCGGCCTGCTGGCCGCCGCGGAGACCGCCGCCGACCTGGCGCGGCAGCGGAGCGGCAACGCGTGA